One Planctomycetia bacterium genomic window, CTGGGAAAATAATCGCGAGTGCTACCACTGCAACGCGAATCACCCGCAATACATTAAGGCGAACTTCGACCACTTCAACGCCGACGACACCACGCAACGCGTCCGCACCGCCATCACGTCCGCAACGGCGAAGCAAGAAGACCGCTGGGCCGCGCAAGGGCTCGCCGCGACGCACACCGCGACCGGCATGTGCGTTTTCCCGGACGCCGCGAACAAGATCTGGTTCGCGGCGAATCGCACGCCATTGGTCGACGGCTATGTGAGCGAAACGATGGACGGCCGCCAGGTCGCGCCGCTGATGGGCGATTACCAAGCGCCCGACGTTGGCACGCTGCGGATGCGCACGCTGCCGAACTTCTGGAATCACTCCAGTTGCGATCACGGCGTCAGCACCCGTTTGACGCCGCTCGGACATTTCGCCACGGAAGCCCGCGTGATCTGGCTCGTCGATCGCGACGCGAAAGAAGGCGTCGACTACCGCCTGGACGAAATCATGCCGTTCTGGCAACTGACATCCGAGCAAGATTGGGAACTCTGCGAACTGGCCCAGCGCGGCGTCACCAGTAGCGGCTACCAGCCAGGCCCGCTCTCGCCGGTCAAAGAATACAACGTGATGGGTTTCCTGAAATGGTACTTAGATGTACTAGGCGATTGGGCAGGCAAAACGCCGGGAGCGGTTGATTGAGCCTAAATGATGCGGAAATCGTAATCGTCGGCGGCGGCGCGGTCGGCTGCGCGATGGCCTACGCACTCACGCATGCCGGGCAGCGCGACGTGCTGCTCATTGAAAAGCAGTCTGGGCTGGGCGAAGTGACGACGGCGCAAGGCGCCGGGCTCTGCGGCCAGGTGCGCGATACGGCGGAGCGCACGCGATTGGCGATGGTCTCCGCAAAAACCTTCGCACAATTGCAGCGCGACGCCGACGTCCGACCCGACTGGCACGCCGTGGGAAGCATCCGCATCGCGGAATCCGCCGCGAACGCCGCACGCTTTCGCGAACTGAAGACAGTGGCCGATGAGGCCAAACTCGAAACCGAATTACTCGATCGCGCGGAAGCGTCGAAGCTTTGGCCGGCGATCGACTTTCGCCGCGCTGAAGCAATCCTCTGGTGCCCGACCGACGGCTACATGCGTCCCAAGGACGTGGTGAACACGTATCGCCATCACGCTGAAAAGTCCGGCGCAAAGTTCGCAACCGACGTTGCGGTCGAAGGCTTCGACTTGGTGAATGGACGCATCGACGGCGTCCGCACAAATCAAGGGCGCATCGCCTGCAAGACGGTCATCAATGCCGCCGGCGCGCATGCCTATCACATTGCCAAGCTCGCGGGGATTGAATTGCCGATCGTGCCCGTGCGTCACGAGTACTTCATTTCGGTGCCGATGCCCGGCCTGCGACCTGATCTGCCCTGCTTCCGCGTGCCGGACACAGGACTTTACGGCCGCTGCGAACACGATCGACTGCTGCTCGGCGGCTGGGAAACGAAAGCCCTGCGCACCGATCCGCGCTCCTACGATTTGCCCGGTGCGCCGCCGCCAGTTGAACCGGACTGGCTGGTGCTCAAGCAGTTCGCGCAGGACTTCACCGGACTGTTGCCGGGCACTTCGGAAGTGAAAATGGACCGCGTCGGACGCGGTTGGCCGACATTCACGCCCGACGGCCGCTTCATCCTCGGCCCAAGTTGCCGGGTGCCAGGCTTTGTCATGGCCGGCGGCTGCAACGCCCACGGCATCTCCGGCTCGCCCGGCCTGGGGCAACTGCTGGTCGAGGCGATGTTCGAAAAACAGCCATCGGAATATGTGAGCAGCCTGAGCCCGGATCGCTTCACGGAAACCAAGTGGGACTGGCAAACGGCGGGCGTCGCCGCCCAACGCGTGTACGAGACGTACTACGGGGCAAGGGAATCCTCCGCGGCAGGCGTGTGAGAGGATTTCACCTCGGAGCAACATTCAATCATTCGTCAATCGAGCTTAATTCGACATTCGGATTTCGAGCTTCGACATCCCCGCTCCCCCTCCGTGTCCTCCGTGACTCCGTGGTGAAAAACGAACAGAACGATTTTCGAGAAGAGGCGTTAAGTGGCTGAAACGATTGCTTCCGTTCCCTTTGCGGTGAATGGGCGGAACTATGCTCCGCCTGGGCGGCCAGTCGTCGTGATCTGCATCGACGGTTGTGGGGACGAGTACCTCTCCACGTCGATCGCCCATGGAAAGATGCCGCATGTGGCGCGGCTGGCGCGGGATGGTTACCGCGGGTTCGTGCGCGGGGCGTTGCCGTCGTTTACGAATGTGAACAACGCCGCGATCTGCACCGGGTTGCCTCCCTCGGGCACCGGCATCGCCGGCAATTACTTTCTCGACCCGGAAACCGGCGAGGAAGTGATGATGAACTCGTCGAAGTACCTCCGCGCTCCGACAATTCTGGCCGCCGCCGCGAACGCCGGTCGCAAAGTGGCGATGGTCACCGCGAAAGAAAAGCTGCGCGACATTCTCTCGCACAAAATGCGGGGCATCGCCTTCTCCTCGGAAAAGGCAAATCAGGCCAAGCTCGAAACGCATGGCATCGACGACGTGGAACAACTCGTCGGTGCGCCGACGCCCGAGATCTACAGCGGCGAGGCCAGTCTGTACGTGCTCCGCGCCGGCGTGGCGTTGATCGCCGCCGAGCGATCAGATTTCCTTTACTTGTCGCTCACCGACTACATGCAGCATAAGTACGCGCCGGAAGCCCGCGAGTCGCTCGAGTTCTACGCCGGCATCGACGCTCAGATTGGTCACATGTTGGAACTCGGCGCAATTGTCGGTGCCACGGCCGATCACGGCATGAACGCCAAGACCGACGCCGACGGCAAGCCGAACGTGATCTTCCTAGAGTCCGCGCTGAACAAGCAATTCGGTGGCGGCTACCGCGTAGTCTGCCCGATCACCGATCCGTATGTCGTACATCACGGCGCGCTCGGCAGCGCGGTCGTCGTCCATCTGTCGCATGGCGCCGATCCCGCTCCGGTCGAGCGCTGGCTCTGGGAACAACCGGGCGTCACCGAGGTCTACGATCGCCGCTTAGCGGCGCTCAAGTTGGAACTGCCGGCCGATCGAATCGGCGATTTCTTCGTGATGAGCGCTCGCGACGTCGTGCTAGGCCGCACGCCGGAACATCACGATCTGTCGGCGCTCAAGGCGCAGCTCCGCTCGCACGGCGGGCGCTACGAGGAGCTTGTCCCGATGGTACTCTCCGCGCCGCTCAAGCCCGAGTATCGCGCGAAAGCCGCCGGCGATCCGCGCAATTTCGATATTTTTGACTTCACCTGCAACGGAATCGAAGGATGACGGAACAAACGCTCGAGGCCTTGGATCTGCCCAGTTACATTGCCGGCCAACCGTACGCGAAGGGCCGCAAGCTGGAAGTGCGTTATCCCTACACGGACGAAGTCATCGGCACAGTGGCCACGATCGGGCCGCACGAGTTGGAAACCGCCATCTCGAAAACGCTCCAAGGCGGCGAGCCGCTCAGCCGTTACCAGCGCTACGAGATCCTCGACCGCGCGCGGCGGATGTTGCTGGAGCGCCGTGACGAATTCGCCGACCTGATCCGCCTCGAATCCGGGCTTTGCATGCGTGAGACGACCTACGAAGTCGGCCGCGCGCAGGACGTGTTGCAGTTCGCTTCGATGGAGGCCCTCCGCGACGACGGGCAGATTTTTTCCTGCGACGTCTCACCGCAAGGGAAGAATCGCAAGATCTTTACGCTCCGTGAACCGCTGCGCTTGGTCGCCGCCATCACGCCGTTCAATCACCCGCTGAATCAAGTCGCGCACAAGCTGGCGCCGGCGATCGCGGCCGGCGCGCCGATGTTGCTCAAGCCTTCGGAAAAGACGCCGCTCACGGCAATTCGCTTCGCGGAACTGCTCTACGAGGCTGGCCTGCCCGGCTGGATGCTGAGCGTCTTCGTCGGCGGCATCGAGGATGTGATTGAACCGCTGATTTGCGACGAGCGCGTCGAACTGGTCACCTTCACCGGCAGCGTCAAGATTGGCAAACGAATCGCCTCGATCGCCGGCTACAAGAAGCTCTGCCTGGAATTGGGCGGCAACTCCCCGTTGATCGTGCTCGACGACGCCGACCTGGACTTAGCCGTCACGCTCGGCGCCGAGGGCAGCTACCGTAATTCCGGCCAGCGTTGCACAGCCGTCAAGCGGTTGCTGATTCACGAAAAACTCGCCGACGAATTCACGGAACGATTCGTTGCCAAGACCAAGGAATACCTCTGCGGCGACCCGGCCGATCCGGAAACCCGCGTGGGCACCGTGATCGACGAACCGGCCGCGAAGCTGCTAGAAGAACGCATCGACAAAGCGGTCGCGCAAGGCGCGAAGGTCCTCGCGGGCGGCGCGCGGCGCGGCGCCCAATTGGAACCGACCGTCATCGCCGACGTGCCGCGTAACGCTGAGATGGTGGTGCAGGAATCGTTCGGGCCGCTCTCGCCGATTCTGCGCATTCGCGATCTGGACGACGCGATTCAACTCGCCAACGGCACCGCGTATGGCCTCTCTACCGGCGTGGTGACGAACAACATGGCCGCCGCGCTCGAATGCGTCAAACGCATCCGCACCGGCACCGTGAACATCAATCAGATCCCGGGCTTCCGCATCGAGTCGTCCCCCTTTGGCGGCGTCAAAGACTCCGGGCTCGGTGTCAAAGAAGGGGTCATCGAGGCGATCAAGTACATGACGTACGTGAAGACGTTCTCACTGCCTTGGTAGACGCGACGCTACCAACGGACTTCCAAGCCCGCGGTCGCGCCGTGATAGAACACGTCTCCGTTCGCGTCGATGCCGGCACGTGCTTGCAACGGAGCGTTGATCACGGCGAATTCGTTGAGCGGCAACTGGTCCGGCGTTAAAGCGACGGAATCGACGTGCAGCACCTGGTAGCCGCCGCGCAGCCAGACGAAATCCCACAGGCGAATCGATCCGGTGATGCCGGCTTCTCCCGCGAACGCCGCTCGCTGGGCATTGGCCGACAGCAACTGATTCTGCGGCGCAAATGCAAAGATGCCGCTCGGGTCGGCGGTTTCCGCCACGGCGTCGTTATTGAAAATTCCGGCGCGGACGAATCCGGCAATCTCGATGCGGCTGTTCCGCACGAGCTGCCAGTCAGCCCCCAATTGGAAGCCGTACAGGCGGTTATCGGTACTCACTTCATAAATGCGCGTCAGAAACGTCGACGTGCTGAACCATTCTTCGAGTTGCAGGGAGCGAAAGCCGCCGAGGACTGAGAGCCGATTGTTGACCTCGCGCCGTAGATTGAATTCCTGGCTGCCCAGCGTGGAGCGCTGGTCAATCAACGGCGAAGTCGCCAAGGCGAACTCATTCGCATCCGGCGGACCCGATAGTCGCAACAACTGCGGCCCCGGGATCAGCGCCTGCGCGCGCCAGCCGTCGACGCCGAAGATGCCGAATTCAAACGCCCAGCGACGTCCGAGCGGACCTTGAATGCGAAACCTCGGACCGAGTTCACCACTGAAAGAGAGGTCGCTGGCGTTCAGCAGTTCGTCGCCGGTCGTCGCGTCGCGCACTAACGTCAAGTCGTTCGGGTCCGAGCGAGACAAGATCAGCATCTCGATGCTGGCTTTCCAACCTCGCTGCGGACAAGGCGCGAATGGGCGCAGCCATTCCGACCCGCGCCAACAATACTCCGGACCGACTTGATGAGCCGATTTGCCGGTGAGAACGCCGAGGTAGTCCTGCTCCGGCGATACGTCGCCATCGGAGACGACGACGGCGTCCTCATGGATCGCGTCCGGCAGCTCCTGGCCAAAGGCAATGCCGACCGACAGCAGGATCATGCACGGCATGACCAAGTTCAGCAGCCAGCGCCGTCGCCCCATGCTCAAATCCCCCATTCGCCGCGCGGCAAGCGCGCTACCCGAACGCCTGCAGCGCCCCTGGCGCCGAGCCGTCTGTTTCTCTATCGGCTGGGCAAGTGGATTTGGTTACGACGAGAACTCCCGATTCAAGGGAAATGCCGACCAGGAAAAATGGGCGAGTGAGTTAACGGCGCGCGCGCAGCGAAGGCCGCCCGCGAAAAAACGCGGGTTACGCCCCTCAGGAACCGTTAGAAAAGTTGGCAAGGCCCGGACCGGAACGAAGTCCATCCCCATCGGATGGGGATTTGTCACAGGGCCAAGCCAGTCGTTCGCTGGAATTCGCGACGTCGGACGAGCAATCGAACTAGGCGGGGCGGACGTTTTCCGCGCACGGACCCTTCGGCCCCTGACCTTCGGTGTAGGTCACGCGCTGACCTTCGTGCAGGTCGTCGAATTGCACGTCGACGAGGCTGGACATGTGGAAGAACAAGTCCTTGCCGCCGCTCTCCGTCTTGATGAAACCAAAACCCTTGTCCGTCAACTTCTTGATGCTGCCTTCGGCCATTTGCTTACCTTCACTTTGAATCGCTGCTGAAAATCGCCGGCGGCAGTACCGCCGGAAGCTAAACATTGTAACCGATTTCCAGGCGCGAGGAACTAGTCCCTGGCCAGCCATTTCGGCAAAAAAAGTGCGATCTTCGTTAAGCCCAGGGAAGGCCCCTCAAAACCTTTCCATCACCCTCGATTGCGCCGGCCTTCCCTGGGACTGGAAGTTCTGCTTTGCCGGCCAAGTCGAATCCCAGGGAAGGCCCTCGATGTTCTCCCTATCAGCCACGACTCAACTAGCCTTCCCTGGGCTTGAAACGACATTGGCCTGCTTGTCAGCCATGTTCCACCGGACTACATTGGGGGCACACGTGGGATTTGCGGCCGCTTGCAGCCACCAACTGCTAAAGAGCCATCGCCCCCGCTGCGTGGTTCCGTTAGGGGACTTTGCCCGGGCGATTATTCATGGAACCGCTTGGCCGTGGTCCTGCCGTGCAAAGGAGGGGACTGCGGCCGCGTTCGTTTTCGCGGCCCCCGCAGGCCCCGTCGCCTCGATGTGACCGCCGCGAAAAGGGAAGGCCAGCGCCGCCATGAATGAGCTCCATCTGCCGGACGACGACTCTATCCAGCAACTGGGCATTTCCACCCTCGCGGTGCATGCCGGCGAGTCGCACTTGAAGCCCGGAAACGCCATCACCGATCCCATTTTCTGCGCCTCGACGTACACCTTTCCCGACACGCAGTCGGTGATCGATTTCATCGAGCAGAAACTGCCGCGGGAAGAGTACGGCCGCTACGGCAACCCCAGCGAGAAGATCGTCGAGCGCAAACTCGCGGCCCTCGACGGCGGCGAAGATGCGCTGCTCTATGCGTCCGGGATGGCGGCCATCGTCGGCCTGCTGATGACCAAGCTCAACGCCGGCGACGAGGTGATTTTCTTTGACGAGTGTTACCATCGCAGCCGGGAGTTCTGCACCAAGCACCTGGCGCGGTTCGGCGTCGTCACGCGCCAGGTGAAAGCCTGCGACTACGAAGCGATGGAGGCCGCCATCACGCCTGCCACCAAGTTACTAGTCAGCGAATCGCCGACGAACCCGCACCTGAGCGTCGTCGATTTGGAACGCTTCGCCGAGATCGGTCGCCGGTGCGGCGTCAAGACGTTGATCGACGCCACGCTGGGCACGCCCTACAACTTGCGTCCAATCGCCGCAGGCGTGGACTACGTGTTGCACTCCGCGACGAAGTATCTCGCCGGGCACAACGATTTGCTCGCGGGCGTGCTCGTCGGCGGCAAAGAACAGTTGGAGCCGGTCCGCAAACTGCGCGGCATCATGGGCGCGATCAATTCCCCGCACAACATCTACTTGTTGCTCCGCGGCCTGAAAACCTTCGAACTACGGATGGAACGCCACAACCAGAACGGACTCGCGGTGGCGCAGTTTCTCGCGAACCACCCGCGGATCGAACGCGTCTTCTACCCGGGCCTGCCTACGCATCCGTATCACGAAGTGGCGAAGCGGACGATGCGCGGC contains:
- a CDS encoding aromatic ring-hydroxylating dioxygenase subunit alpha; the encoded protein is MRLLEPLHRQRIATKVGEHKSGRTLDRCFYADEAVYQAELNAFWRSGWLFAGHTCQVAEPGDYFVYKVAGDEILILRDDEGHIRATHNVCRHRGSTLCQEPAGHVGRIVCPYHQWTYGRDGQLLACRGMGEDFDKSQYRLKPVQLEEVGGLIFVSLAEEPIPFDAARAEMAPQLAPQGFDRAKVAKIVDYTIPANWKLVWENNRECYHCNANHPQYIKANFDHFNADDTTQRVRTAITSATAKQEDRWAAQGLAATHTATGMCVFPDAANKIWFAANRTPLVDGYVSETMDGRQVAPLMGDYQAPDVGTLRMRTLPNFWNHSSCDHGVSTRLTPLGHFATEARVIWLVDRDAKEGVDYRLDEIMPFWQLTSEQDWELCELAQRGVTSSGYQPGPLSPVKEYNVMGFLKWYLDVLGDWAGKTPGAVD
- a CDS encoding FAD-binding oxidoreductase encodes the protein MSLNDAEIVIVGGGAVGCAMAYALTHAGQRDVLLIEKQSGLGEVTTAQGAGLCGQVRDTAERTRLAMVSAKTFAQLQRDADVRPDWHAVGSIRIAESAANAARFRELKTVADEAKLETELLDRAEASKLWPAIDFRRAEAILWCPTDGYMRPKDVVNTYRHHAEKSGAKFATDVAVEGFDLVNGRIDGVRTNQGRIACKTVINAAGAHAYHIAKLAGIELPIVPVRHEYFISVPMPGLRPDLPCFRVPDTGLYGRCEHDRLLLGGWETKALRTDPRSYDLPGAPPPVEPDWLVLKQFAQDFTGLLPGTSEVKMDRVGRGWPTFTPDGRFILGPSCRVPGFVMAGGCNAHGISGSPGLGQLLVEAMFEKQPSEYVSSLSPDRFTETKWDWQTAGVAAQRVYETYYGARESSAAGV
- the phnA gene encoding phosphonoacetate hydrolase, whose translation is MAETIASVPFAVNGRNYAPPGRPVVVICIDGCGDEYLSTSIAHGKMPHVARLARDGYRGFVRGALPSFTNVNNAAICTGLPPSGTGIAGNYFLDPETGEEVMMNSSKYLRAPTILAAAANAGRKVAMVTAKEKLRDILSHKMRGIAFSSEKANQAKLETHGIDDVEQLVGAPTPEIYSGEASLYVLRAGVALIAAERSDFLYLSLTDYMQHKYAPEARESLEFYAGIDAQIGHMLELGAIVGATADHGMNAKTDADGKPNVIFLESALNKQFGGGYRVVCPITDPYVVHHGALGSAVVVHLSHGADPAPVERWLWEQPGVTEVYDRRLAALKLELPADRIGDFFVMSARDVVLGRTPEHHDLSALKAQLRSHGGRYEELVPMVLSAPLKPEYRAKAAGDPRNFDIFDFTCNGIEG
- the phnY gene encoding phosphonoacetaldehyde dehydrogenase, whose protein sequence is MTEQTLEALDLPSYIAGQPYAKGRKLEVRYPYTDEVIGTVATIGPHELETAISKTLQGGEPLSRYQRYEILDRARRMLLERRDEFADLIRLESGLCMRETTYEVGRAQDVLQFASMEALRDDGQIFSCDVSPQGKNRKIFTLREPLRLVAAITPFNHPLNQVAHKLAPAIAAGAPMLLKPSEKTPLTAIRFAELLYEAGLPGWMLSVFVGGIEDVIEPLICDERVELVTFTGSVKIGKRIASIAGYKKLCLELGGNSPLIVLDDADLDLAVTLGAEGSYRNSGQRCTAVKRLLIHEKLADEFTERFVAKTKEYLCGDPADPETRVGTVIDEPAAKLLEERIDKAVAQGAKVLAGGARRGAQLEPTVIADVPRNAEMVVQESFGPLSPILRIRDLDDAIQLANGTAYGLSTGVVTNNMAAALECVKRIRTGTVNINQIPGFRIESSPFGGVKDSGLGVKEGVIEAIKYMTYVKTFSLPW
- a CDS encoding cold shock domain-containing protein, producing MAEGSIKKLTDKGFGFIKTESGGKDLFFHMSSLVDVQFDDLHEGQRVTYTEGQGPKGPCAENVRPA
- a CDS encoding PLP-dependent aspartate aminotransferase family protein → MNELHLPDDDSIQQLGISTLAVHAGESHLKPGNAITDPIFCASTYTFPDTQSVIDFIEQKLPREEYGRYGNPSEKIVERKLAALDGGEDALLYASGMAAIVGLLMTKLNAGDEVIFFDECYHRSREFCTKHLARFGVVTRQVKACDYEAMEAAITPATKLLVSESPTNPHLSVVDLERFAEIGRRCGVKTLIDATLGTPYNLRPIAAGVDYVLHSATKYLAGHNDLLAGVLVGGKEQLEPVRKLRGIMGAINSPHNIYLLLRGLKTFELRMERHNQNGLAVAQFLANHPRIERVFYPGLPTHPYHEVAKRTMRGFGGLVTFLVKDADWRATARVVDAARIPRIGPSLGGVESLIEQPLVMSYYECSVEDRQRFGIPDNMIRLACGIENTDDLIADLKQALDRV